From Cloacibacillus sp., the proteins below share one genomic window:
- a CDS encoding helix-turn-helix transcriptional regulator: MTFEWAESVGTNIQVAREKNALSRRALAEIIGVMPNTIWRWESGERQPDIGNLYKLAYALKTSVAFFTGEVCDPNLLSNDINKMLGTDIHQPCENEPEHPKPAEPTTFTNFIPAQSAGSTLLASTATVRLPAKIIESIAALNGALTEAAGLFTDDEARAAESLLHLCLKNFEAEPEATQKQETAS; the protein is encoded by the coding sequence ATGACTTTTGAGTGGGCCGAAAGTGTCGGAACCAATATTCAGGTTGCCAGAGAAAAGAACGCACTTAGCCGTCGTGCTTTGGCTGAGATCATCGGAGTAATGCCAAATACAATTTGGCGCTGGGAATCTGGAGAAAGACAACCTGACATAGGCAACCTTTATAAGCTTGCGTATGCGCTAAAAACTTCAGTAGCTTTTTTCACAGGAGAGGTTTGTGATCCTAATTTACTTTCCAACGATATTAATAAGATGTTAGGTACGGATATACACCAACCCTGCGAAAATGAACCGGAGCACCCCAAACCAGCGGAACCTACTACATTTACTAACTTCATTCCAGCCCAATCCGCAGGGAGCACGCTACTCGCATCCACAGCAACAGTGCGGTTGCCGGCAAAAATCATCGAATCAATAGCGGCCTTAAACGGAGCGCTCACAGAGGCGGCGGGTCTATTCACGGACGATGAAGCAAGAGCGGCGGAAAGCCTGTTGCACCTGTGTCTGAAAAATTTTGAAGCAGAGCCAGAGGCTACACAGAAACAA